A part of Zonotrichia leucophrys gambelii isolate GWCS_2022_RI chromosome 7, RI_Zleu_2.0, whole genome shotgun sequence genomic DNA contains:
- the DTX3L gene encoding E3 ubiquitin-protein ligase DTX3L → MMAAAPLLVRLNPAPTPADKAIHKLLKYFQSGKRSGGGECSVRPGPEAGTYWVDFSKEQDRKRVESRSKHTLELDTRCCEIVILPGEGAPGKSRVTAHASAGHSKGTAGPALPQQQQRDSGGCGATAKEDLTKKIFLTVSATLNTSMFTEDQREKITIMCPNLKREGSPGVDGSEKLTGDFTDIEKAYHYFEDILAGKDPNQDFSHSECKNGLKDENGLNTEETVEFTVVTALYEYFIHTHKEEIKELHERFGACIRSKGHDEHYTFIYISSNQSPALLQAASDSFIRTFQEATKDLTQEKVPITKIDTLEETIVKLNKKFRNLLAKEEGNQLLLRGSRNEISAAQIFLAGEGGNNQAEKNMKISSQWYKYRDGIEIDASVFKMLETILSEEIENINGKFDTLVEIKEKSYGQKAVIFRPKSETSDMSSHATESFISAFQSASAMLREKGISVKLSEDQKKTLSVLPNAKKFEDLNVKLQKNEVAEKYTKSLLNTEGTQTRNRAPLSSGFSSQEATGASKSSDRQKNNLCSEGQTRAKTEEKEDDECPICRDKIENKEILEKCKHAFCKACIDKAMVYKQACPVCNTVCGVLTGNQPEGRMLTRTNSSSLPGYPNCGTIEINYVMNGGIQTSSHPNPGQSYGPVRRKAYLPDNEEGREILQLLRRAFRQKLIFTVGQSHTTGAQNVITWNDIHHKTAIDGGPTQFGYPDPSYLQRVRSELKAKGIE, encoded by the exons ATGATGGCGGCCGCGCCGCTGCTGGTGCGGCTGAACCCTGCGCCCACCCCCGCCGACAAGGCGATCCACAAGCTCCTGAAATACTTCCAGTCGGGAAAGCGGTCGGGGGGCGGCGAGTGCAGCGTGCGCCCGGGCCCCGAGGCCGGCACCTACTGGGTGGACTTCTCTAAGGAGCAAG ATAGGAAGCGTGTGGAATCCCGCTCAAAGCACACCTTGGAACTGGATACAAGATGCTGCGAGATAGTCATCCTGCCGGGAGAAGGGGCCCCGGGCAAGAGCCGGGTTACAGCGCACGCCTCTGCCGGCCACAGCAAAGGCACtgccggcccggccctgccccagcagcagcagcgggacAGCGGTGGCTGTGGGGCCACAGCAAAGGAAGACCTTACCAAAAAG ATATTTCTTACAGTATCTGCTACTTTGAATACCAGTATGTTCACTGAAGACCAAAGGGAGAAAATTACCATTATGTGTCCAAACTTAAAGAGAGAAGGAAGCCCTGGTGTGGATGGCTCTGAGAAATTGACAGGAGATTTTACAGATATTGAAAAAGCTTATCACTACTTTGAAGATATCCTTGCAGGCAAAGacccaaaccaggatttttcACATTCTGAATGTAAGAATGGTTTGAAAGACGAAAATGGCCTGAATACTGAAGAAACAGTTGAGTTTACAGTTGTGACAGCTCTCtatgaatattttattcataCCCACAAAGAGGAAATCAAAGAACTACATGAAAGGTTTGGAGCATGTATAAGAAGTAAAGGTCACGATGAGCATTACACATTCATATACATATCTTCCAATCAAAGTCCTGCATTGTTACAAGCAGCTAGTGATTCTTTTATCAGAACCTTCCAGGAAGCTACAAAAGATCTGACGCAGGAAAAAGTTCCCATAACAAAGATTGACACATTAGAAGAAACAatagtaaaattaaataaaaagtttaGAAATCTTCTTGCTAAAGAGGAAGGGAATCAGTTGCTACTCCGAGGTTCAAGGAATGAGATTTCAGCTGCCCAAATATTTCTAGCAGGGGAAGGTGGGAACAACCAAGCTgaaaagaatatgaaaatatcATCTCAATGGTACAAATACAGGGATGGAATTGAAATTGATGCTTCGGTGTTTAAAATGTTGGAAACCATACTAAGCgaagaaattgaaaacataAATGGCAAATTTGATACACTGgtagaaataaaagagaagtcATATGGCCAGAAGGCCGTAATATTTAGGCCTAAATCTGAAACTTCTGATATGTCATCACATGCTACTGAAAGTTTTATCAGTGCATTTCAGAGTGCCTCTGCAATGTTAAGAGAAAAAGGCATCAGCGTGAAGCTTTCAGAAGATCAGAAGAAAACTTTAAGTGTGCTGCCTAATGCTAAGAAATTTGAAGACCTTAATGTAAAACTTCAGAAGAATGAAGTTGCTGAAAAGTACACGAAGTCCCTTCTTAACACTGAAGGGACACAAACTAGAAATAGGGCACCACTGTCCTCTGGCTTCAGCTCTCAAGAAGCTACAGGAGCATCTAAGTCCAGTGATAGGCAAAAGAATAACCTTTGTTCTGAGGGACAGACTCGGgcaaagacagaagaaaaagaagatgatgAATGTCCAATTTGCAGGgacaaaattgaaaataaagaaatattagaAAAGTGCAAACATGCATTTTGCAAAGCTTGCATTGACAAAGCCATGGTTTATAAACAAGCTTGTCCAGTTTGTAATACTGTCTGTGGAGTCCTGACAGGAAACCAACCAGAGGGAAGAATGTTAACTAGAACTAACAGTTCGTCTCTTCCTGGTTATCCCAATTGTGGCACCATTGAAATTAACTATGTTATGAATGGTGGTATTCAAACT agcagccacCCAAACCCAGGGCAGAGTTATGGGCCAGTTCGCCGAAAAGCGTATTTACCTGACAATGAGGAAGGGCGAGAaattctgcagctcctcagaagGGCCTTTCGACAGAAATTGATTTTCACAGTGGGGCAGTCACATACTACTGGTGCACAAAATGTTATCACATGGAATGATATTCACCATAAAACTGCCATTGATGGAGGACCTACCCA GTTTGGTTACCCAGATCCTTCTTATCTGCAGCGTGTTCGATCAGAATTGAAAGCAAAAGGAATTGAATAA
- the LOC135450116 gene encoding protein mono-ADP-ribosyltransferase PARP14-like gives MEGQRPCSFPLLVRGDWGPAEPPPSLRKKLLCYFQSQKRSGGGECELRTGDDTGTGHILVCFARPEVRERVLRRPAHELVWGSGERLSLQVTALPADGDPAQEAAPAGGTQAPVNEPQVSLPICQNKETPVCAQQEKRESCEKLEAEKATSRNSAVVVTTAFGKEIEHEILEMYFESKRRSGGGPIKSYVKKDDQVIITFQEEQDAQEVLQRQHHLSKIDLVVKPWQVATSQESCQVENSEGSLLPTAVVLENVKDTIKDCMLILLVENVSGLSEEDGDFSVEMIPELRAAVVTFTRNTDAEEFVEKLNQNQRAREQNITAWCLEQTKTVRAENIPPNTSSHYIALYFENEKYGGAQTVDVQLLPDEDAAIITFGDQRDVTNILAKKHSLNKTPIFVYPYYTSLETALYGKEGPQIKKPDPITLPLDPHIWIYLQGNSSLIKAIDHEMAKCNCVPVWPGPLCADPTVTLHPSAIFSERKRSVSRLVKAWKKEVSTAFSHTISKYEAIKCQVNTEVWEAISNSFPHDAVLMIPYISKDLHVLVGEKEVVRKVEQELKLLIEKATREIEREKKRTELKVKTVNPGEYGILQITGLEEKFRKEFPNLQMTYDNLEKSINLSGVPEEVYKVKGEILDHVYKMAKKAINVHPSIFQFLQHIDNETLSQSLFISKQINVFFELGVGEIILKGNAPEDLLKAEEKIKKELDHKSITLGDESVLQKEEWQMLVKENCSNGAVAVTQAESQIMIAGLSEAVAKAFEELSSFIDENTQVQKVIEGKPMALIKFFKKEKANDWAALPKKGVKVDFSTQKNCEVILLSGPKTKVLEGVSLVEQILSGLHFKRVVIDLPGAKAYIKEQAPLLAVNIKEMYKCLVLLEEQPEEHSNGGKLHMQVTMGETVIALYKADLCTHPVDVVVNASNEDLKHIGGLAEALSRAAGPALQEECDELVRMLGNFQPGDAVMTRAGKLPCKNVIHAVGPRWSSDRPEVCVNLLRKTVKRCLQVAEAHKHRSIALPAISGGIFGFPMELCTYCIVSSIKETLEESKGNSSLKEVHLVGFAQDNIQAFSKAFGEVFSESSASYRPLHHVTSVPQPRQRRTSKRMNNFPFITTQEGLHIILQTGSIEDAKTSVVVVSVGKDLQLDKGPLGKALLSKAGPMLQTGLSKEGGGRIPEDGSVLKTKGYNLACSVVLHAVVPAWSQKNTTAKVLGDIITKCLEIAEELSLKSITFPAIGTGNLEFPRSVVAKLLFDKVFEFSSENRVNSLEEVRFLLHTKDTANIQEFSDELESRSVAVKGQKPSPNDTSQSPAFSAVPSSSAHNVPEMTIGSVVFRVAEGDITKEQGDAIVNITNQTFSLKTGVSRAILNGAGKAVEDECGVLAQKTGKNYIITQAGNLPCKNIMHFVYQNDIRSLVSQVLQECELQQYTSVIFPAIGTGEARRNPAEVAGNMIDAVTDFAKRNPATSVKTIKVVIFQPHLMSVFQASMQKREQSTATRIKSFVSKAYHMGKSLWSSEKHSPKGKTKVVSEKKIDLAVVQICGENKKEVEEAEKWLRRAISNEQSHTEIVDETISHFDDEEVEELDDLEKKLKICLNLKSTSIEITGVAKDVCQASSAVHKMIRKIKAAKEAQAKLLQNSVEWKYSEKDSYVPFNSLTNVELENAYKTKQKTVEVIIGEQIYTVDMERKTAVDDQGGQISILRIDKSEDQKSIVLPPTWDPMENEQLKIVELKADSREYKDVQERFLQTCQSFRIEKIERVQNQYLWKNYQIKKCEIDKKNGHRNNERLLFHGTSQESLTLINKKGFNRSYAGMHAANYGNGTYFAVNANYSAQDTYSRPDVNGKKYMYLARVLVGEYSLGIKGSITPAQKNVSNSVDLYDSSTDHMSHPSMFIIFNDIQAYPEYLITFTK, from the exons ATGGAGGGGCAGCGGCCGTGCTCCTTCCCGCTGCTGGTGCGGGGGGACTGGGGCCCCGCCGAGCCGCCGCCCTCGCTCAGGAAGAAGCTGCTCTGCTACTTCCAGAGCCAGAAGCGCTCGGGCGGCGGCGAGTGCGAGCTGCGGACCGGGGACGACACCGGCACCGGGCACATCCTCGTCTGCTTCGCCCGGCCCGAGG TGAGGGAGCGGGTGCTGAGGCGGCCGGCCCACGAGCTGGTGTGGGGGTCCGGAGAGCGGCTGTCGCTGCAGGTCACCGCGCTGCCGGCGGACGGCGACCCCGCGCAG GAGGCGGCTCCGGCCGGCGGGACCCAGGCGCCAG TTAATGAACCGCAGGTGTCCCTTCCCATCTGTCAGAATAAGGAAAcccctgtgtgtgctcagcaggAGAAGAGAG AATCATGTGAGAAATTGGAAGCAGAGAAAGCAACCTCTAGGAATTCTGCGGTAGTAGTAACCACTGCCTTTGGCAAGGAAATAGAACATGAGATTTTGGAAATGTACTTTGAAAGTAAAAGGAGGTCTGGTGGAGGGCCCATTAAGTCCTATGTCAAAAAGGATGACCAAGTGATCATCACCTTTCAGGAAGAGCAAG ATGCCCAAGAAGTTTTACAAAGACAGCATCACTTGAGTAAAATTGATCTGGTTGTGAAGCCATGGCAAGTGGCAACTTCCCAGGAGTCTTGCCAAGTGGAGAACTCTGAAGGATCCCTGCTTCCCACCGCAGTTGTGCTGGAAAATGTGAAGGACACAATCAAAGATTGCATGTTAATTTTGCTGGTAGAGAATGTCAGTGGCTTGTCAGAGGAGGATGGTGACTTCAGTGTGGAAATGATACCTGAGTTACGTGCTGCTGTAGTTACTTTCACTAGAAATACTG ATGCAGAGGAATTTGTTGAAAAGCTGAATCAAAACCAGAGAGCAAGGGAACAAAACATTACTGCATGGTGCCTTGAGCAAACAAAAACTGTTAGGGCTGAAAATATACCACCCAACACCTCCAGTCACTACATAGCTCTCTACTTTGAAAATGAGAAGTACGGCGGTGCACAGACCGTGGATGTTCAACTGCTGCCTGATGAAGATGCAGCTATCATTACATTTGGTGACCAAAGAG atGTAACAAATATCCTGGCAAAGAAGCATTCACTCAACAAAACACCAATCTTTGTCTATCCTTACTACACCTCACTGGAAACGGCTCTATATGGAAAGGAAGGGCCACAGATAAAGAAACCAGATCCAATTACATTGCCTCTGGATCCCCATATCTGGATTTATTTGCAAGGAAATAGTAGCTTAATTAAGGCAATAGATCATGAAATGGCAAAGTGTAATTGTGTGCCAGTGTGGCCTGGTCCCCTCTGTGCAGATCCAACAGTTACTTTGCATCCTTCAGCTATTTTTTCTGAGCGGAAGAGATCTGTATCTAGATTGGTCAAGGCATGGAAAAAAGAAGTTTCCACAGCATTTTCACACACCATATCAAAGTATGAAGCAATTAAATGTCAAGTAAACACAGAGGTGTGGGAAGCCATTAGTAACAGCTTTCCCCATGATGCAGTTCTGATGATCCCATATATTTCCAAGGATTTACATGTTCTAGTAGGTGAAAAAGAAGTTGTGAGGAAGGTTGAACAAGAACTGAAGCTTCTGATCGAAAAGGCCACCAGAGaaattgaaagagaaaagaaaagaactgaaCTGAAAGTTAAGACAGTGAATCCAGGGGAATATGGAATTTTACAGATTACTGGTCTGGAAGAAAAATTTCGTAAAGAGTTCCCAAACCTGCAAATGACTTATGATAATTTGGAGAAGAGCATTAACCTGTCTGGAGTGCCTGAAGAAGTTTACAAAGTAAAAGGAGAAATACTTGATCATGTATACAAAATGGCAAAGAAAGCAATTAATGTCCACCCttctatttttcagtttttacagCATATTGATAATGAAACTCTGTCACAGAGCCTGTTTATATCAAAACAAATTAATGTCTTTTTTGAGCTTGGTGTGGGAGAGATCATCCTGAAAGGGAATGCTCCTGAAGATCTCctaaaagcagaggaaaaaataaagaaagaactGGACCACAAAAGTATTACTTTGGGGGATGAGTCGGTCCTCCAGAAGGAGGAATGGCAGATGCTAGTCAAGGAAAACTGCTCTAATGGAGCTGTAGCAGTCACTCAGGCAGAGAGTCAGATCATGATTGCTGGTCTTTCTGAAGCTGTAGCAAAAGCCTTTGAGGAACTTTCCAGCTTTATAGATGAAAACACACAGGTGCAAAAGGTCATTGAAGGGAAACCGATGGCACTCATAAAGTTTTTTAAGAAAGAGAAGGCCAATGATTGGGCTGCCCTACCAAAAAAGGGTGTGAAAGTTGACTTTAGCACTCAGAAGAACTGTGAAGTTATATTGTTGAGTGGGCCAAAGACAAAAGTGTTGGAGGGAGTCAGCTTAGTTGAGCAAATTCTGTCTGGCTTGCATTTTAAGCGCGTGGTGATTGACTTGCCAGGAGCCAAGGCATATATAAAAGAGCAAGCACCCCTTTTGGCCGTCAATATTAAAGAAATGTACAAGTGTTTAGTTCTACTGGAAGAGCAGCCAGAAGAACACAGTAACGGAGGCAAGCTCCATATGCAGGTGACCATGGGTGAAACTGTAATAGCGCTTTATAAAGCTGACTTGTGCACTCATCCCGTTGATGTTGTGGTGAATGCATCTAATGAAGACCTAAAACACATTGGTGGCCTGGCTGAGGCGCTGTCAAGagcagctgggccagcactgcaggaagagTGTGATGAGCTGGTGAGGATGCTGGGGAATTTTCAGCCTGGCGACGCCGTGATGACGCGCGCCGGGAAACTGCCCTGCAAGAACGTCATCCACGCCGTCGGGCCCAGGTGGAGCAGTGACAGACCAGAAGTCTGTGTGAACCTGTTGAGGAAGACAGTGAAAAGATGTCTACAAGTAGCTGAAGCGCACAAGCATCGTTCCATAGCTCTGCCTGCTATAAGTGGAGGGATTTTTGGCTTCCCAATGGAACTGTGTACTTATTGCATTGTATCCTCCATCAAGGAGACCTTGGAAGAGTCCAAGGGGAACAGCAGCTTGAAGGAGGTTCATCTGGTGGGTTTTGCACAGGATAACATTCAGGCTTTCAGCAAGGCATTTGGAGAAGTGTTTTCAGAGTCTTCAGCTTCCTACAGGCCACTGCATCATGTCACTTCAGTTCCTCAGCCCAGGCAGAGGAGAACTTCCAAGCGTATGAATAACTTCCCATTCATAACAACTCAGGAAGGCCTTCACATCATCCTGCAAACAGGAAGCATTGAAGATGCTAAA ACATCGGTTGTTGTCGTCAGTGTTGGCAAAGATCTCCAGCTTGACAAAGGGCCACTTGGTAAAGCTctgctgagcaaggcagggccAATGCTTCAGACAGGCTTGAGCAAAGAAGGTGGAGGAAGAATACCTGAGGATGGATCTGTGTTGAAAACTAAAGGTTATAATCTGGCTTGCAGTGTTGTGCTTCATGCTGTGGTACCTGCGTGGTCCCAGAAAAACACAACTGCAAAG GTCTTGGGTGACATAATCACAAAATGCCTGGAGATTGCTGAAGAACTGTCTTTGAAATCAATTACTTTTCCAGCAATTGGGACAGGGAATTTGGAATTCCCGAGATCCGTTGTTGCTAAATTATTGTTTGACAAAGTGTTTGAATTCAGTAGTGAAAACAGAGTGAATTCTCTTGAAGAAGTTCGCTTCCTGTTGCACACAAAAGACACAGCTAATATTCAG GAATTTTCAGATGAACTTGAAAGCAGGTCTGTAGCTGTTAAAGGGCAGAAGCCTTCTCCAAATGACACGAGCCAAAGCCCAG cttttTCTGCTGTCCCTTCAAGCTCAGCACACAATGTGCCTGAAATGACAATTGGCTCCGTGGTGTTCCGGGTGGCAGAAGGTGATATTAccaaggagcagggagatgccATTGTAAACATAACAAACCAAACCTTCAGCCTCAAAACAG GTGTCTCCAGGGCAATTCTGAACGGTGCTGGAAAAGCAGTTGAAGATGAATGTGGTGTACTAG CCCAGAAAACTGGCAAGAACTATATCATCACCCAGGCAGGAAACCTGCCATGCAAAAACATAATGCATTTTGTTTACCAAAATGATATCAGGTCCCTGGtttcccaggtgctccaggagTGTGAGCTGCAGCAGTACACCTCTGTCATCTTCCCAGCAATTGGAACAG GAGAGGCACGCCGCAATCCAGCTGAGGTAGCTGGCAACATGATAGATGCAGTAACTGACTTTGCAAAAAGGAATCCTGCCACGTCTGTGAAAACTATTAAAGTTGTCATCTTTCAGCCACATCTGATGAGTGTGTTCCAAGCAAGTATGCAGAAAAGAGAGCAGTCTACTGCAACACGAATCAAATCGTTTGTTTCCAAGGCATATCACATGGGTAAAT CACTCTGGAGCTCTGAGAAACATTCCCCAAAGGGAAAAACCAAAGTGGTTTCGGAAAAGAAAATCGATCTGGCTGTTGTGCAGATTTgtggtgaaaataaaaaagaagtggAAGAAGCTGAAAAGTGGCTGAGAAGGGCAATTTCAAACGAACAATCTCATACGGAAATTGTAGACGAGACTATCTCTCATTTCGATGACGAAGAGGTTGAAGAACTGGATGAcctagaaaagaaattaaaaatttgtctTAATTTGAAGAGTACCTCTATTGAAATTACAGGGGTTGCAAAAGATGTCTGCCAGGCTTCTTCAGCTGTTCATAAAATGATCCGCAAGATAAAGGCTGCTAAAGAGGCCCAGGCAAAACTTCTACAAAATTCAGTTGAATGGAAATACAGTGAAAAGGATTCCTATGTACCCTTCAACAGTCTCACAAATGTGGAGTTGGAAAATGCTTACAAGACAAAGCAGAAAACTGTTGAAGTCATCATTGGTGAGCAAATATACACAGTGGATATGGAACGCAAGACTGCTGTGGATGACCAGGGAGGACAGATATCCATTTTACGTATTGACAAATCTGAAG ATCAAAAGTCAATAGTGCTCCCTCCAACGTGGGACCCTATGGAAAATGAGCAACTCAAAATAGTGGAACTAAAAGCAGACTCAAGAGAGTATAAAGATGTGCAAGAAAGGTTTCTGCAGACCTGTCAGTCATTCAGAATTGAAAAG ATTGAAAGGGTACAGAACCAATATTTATGGAAAAACTACCAAAtaaaaaagtgtgaaatagataaAAAAAATGGCCACAGAAATAATGAGAGGCTTCTGTTTCATGGGACAAGTCAGGAGTCATTAACCCTTATTAACAAAAAAGGATTTAACCGGAGCTATGCTGGAATGCACG CTGCAAACTACGGAAACGGAACGTACTTTGCTGTTAATGCCAACTATTCTGCCCAGGACACGTACTCTAGACCAGATGTGAATGGGAAGAAATACATGTACTTGGCCCGAGTCCTTGTTGGAGAATATTCTCTGGGGATAAAAGGATCAATTACTCCAGCACAAAAAAATGTTAGCAACTCTGTAGATCTGTATGATAGTTCAACTGATCACATGAGCCACCCTTCCATGTTCATAATTTTTAATGACATTCAAGCTTACCCAGAATACCTTATCACTTTCACTAAGTAA